The following proteins are encoded in a genomic region of Bacteroidota bacterium:
- a CDS encoding 4Fe-4S binding protein, with protein sequence MAYKITDDCTACGTCIDECPVDAITEGDIYVIDPDICTDCGSCADVCPVEAIEPE encoded by the coding sequence ATGGCTTACAAAATAACTGATGATTGTACCGCTTGTGGTACTTGTATTGACGAATGTCCAGTAGACGCAATTACAGAAGGTGATATCTATGTAATTGATCCTGATATTTGCACTGACTGTGGTTCTTGTGCAGACGTTTGTCCGGTTGAAGCGATTGAACCTGAATAG